One window of Mus caroli chromosome 11, CAROLI_EIJ_v1.1, whole genome shotgun sequence genomic DNA carries:
- the Hdac5 gene encoding histone deacetylase 5 isoform X5: MSGREPSLEILPRTPLHSIPVAVEVKPVLPGAMPSSMGGGGGGSPSPVELRGALAGSMDPALREQQLQQELLVLKQQQQLQKQLLFAEFQKQHDHLTRQHEVQLQKHLKQQQEMLAAKRQQELEQQRQREQQRQEELEKQRLEQQLLILRNKEKSKESAIASTEVKLRLQEFLLSKSKEPTPGGLNHSLPQHPKCWGAHHASLDQSSPPQSGPPGTPPSYKLPLLGPYDSRDDFPLRKTASEPNLKVRSRLKQKVAERRSSPLLRRKDGTVISTFKKRAVEITGTGPGVSSVCNSAPGSGPSSPNSSHSTIAENGFTGSVPNIPTEMIPQHRALPLDSSPNQFSLYTSPSLPNISLGLQATVTVTNSHLTASPKLSTQQEAERQALQSLRQGGTLTGKFMSTSSIPGCLLGVALEGDTSPHGHASLLQHVLLLEQARQQSTLIAVPLHGQSPLVTGERVATSMRTVGKLPRHRPLSRTQSSPLPQSPQALQQLVMQQQHQQFLEKQKQQQMQLGKILTKTGELSRQPTTHPEETEEELTEQQEALLGEGALTMPREGSTESESTQEDLEEEEEEEEEEDCIQVKDEDGESGPDEGPDLEESSAGYKKLFADAQQLQPLQVYQAPLSLATVPHQALGRTQSSPAAPGSMKSPTDQPTVVKHLFTTGVVYDTFMLKHQCMCGNTHVHPEHAGRIQSIWSRLQETGLLSKCERIRGRKATLDEIQTVHSEYHTLLYGTSPLNRQKLDSKKLLGPISQKMYAMLPCGGIGVDSDTVWNEMHSSSAVRMAVGCLVELAFKVAAGELKNGFAIIRPPGHHAEESTAMGFCFFNSVAITAKLLQQKLSVGKVLIVDWDIHHGNGTQQAFYNDPSVLYISLHRYDNGNFFPGSGAPEEVGGGPGVGYNVNVAWTGGVDPPIGDVEYLTAFRTVVMPIAQEFSPDVVLVSAGFDAVEGHLSPLGGYSVTARCFGHLTRQLMTLAGGRVVLALEGGHDLTAICDASEACVSALLSVELQPLDEAVLQQKPSVNAVATLEKVIEIQSKHWSCVQRFAAGLGCSLREAQTGEKEEAETVSAMALLSMGAEQAQAVATQEHSPRPAEEPMEQEPAL; this comes from the exons TGGAGGTGAAGCCGGTGCTGCCAGGAGCCATGCCCAGCTCcatggggggtggaggtggaggtagcCCCAGCCCCGTGGAGCTTCGGGGGGCTCTGGCGGGCTCCATGGACCCTGCGCTACGGGAGCAGCAACTGCAGCAGGAGCTCCTGGTCctcaagcagcagcagcagctccagaaGCAGCTCCTGTTCGCTGAGTTCCAGAAGCAGCACGACCACTTGACGCGGCAGCACGAGGTCCAGCTGCAGAAGCACCTCAAG cagcagcaggagatgcTGGCCGCTaagaggcagcaggagctggagcagCAGCGGCAGCGGGAGCAGCAGcggcaggaggagctggagaaacagcggctggagcagcagctgctcATCCTGCGCAACAAGGAGAAGAGCAAAGAGA GTGCCATCGCCAGCACCGAGGTAAAGCTGAGGCTCCAGGAATTCCTGTTGTCCAAGTCAAAGGAGCCCACGCCAGGCGGCCTCAACCATTCCCTCCCACAGCACCCCAAATGCTG gggaGCCCACCACGCTTCTTTGGACCAGAGTTCCCCTCCCCAGAGCGGCCCTCCTGGGACGCCTCCCTCCTACAAATTGCCTTTGCTTGGGCCCTATGACAGCCGTGATGACTTTCCCCTCCGTAAAACGG CCTCGGAACCCAACTTAAAAGTACGTTCAAGGCTAAAACAGAAGGTAGCTGAGAGGAGAAGCAGTCCCCTCCTGCGTCGAAAGGACGGCACTGTTATTAGCACTTTTAAGAAGAGAGCAGTTGAGATCACCGGCACAGGGCCTGGGG TGTCGTCCGTGTGTAACAGTGCGCCCGGCTCTGGCCCCAGCTCTCCCAACAGTTCCCACAGCACCATCGCTGAGAACGGCTTTACTGGCTCAGTCCCCAACATCCCCACTGAG ATGATCCCCCAGCACCGGGCCCTCCCTCTGGACAGTTCCCCAAACCAGTTCAGCCTCTATACGTCTCCTTCTCTGCCCAACATCTCCCTAGGGCTGCAGGCCACTGTCACTGTCACCAACTCGCACCTCACG GCCTCCCCGAAGCTGTCAACACAGCAGGAGGCTGAGAGGCAGGCCCTTCAGTCCCTGCGGCAGGGCGGCACACTGACCGGCAAGTTCATGAGCACATCCTCCATCCCTGGCTGCCTGTTGGGAGTGGCACTGGAGGGCGACACAAGCCCCCATGGGCACGCTTCCCTGCTGCAGCACGTTTTGCTCCTGGAGCAGGCCCGGCAACAGAGCACGCTTATAGCAG TGCCGCTCCATGGGCAGTCCCCACTGGTGACGGGTGAACGTGTGGCCACCAGCATGAGGACGGTGGGTAAGCTCCCAAGGCACCGACCTCTGAGCCGCACTCAGTCCTCCCCGCTGCCGCAGAGTCCCCAGGCCCTGCAGCAGCTGGTcatgcagcagcagcaccagcagttcctggagaagcagaagcagcagcagatgcAGCTGGGCAAG ATCCTTACCAAAACCGGGGAGCTGTCAAGGCAGCCCACCACTCacccagaggagacagaggaggagctgACTGAACAGCAGGAGGCCTTGCTGGGAGAGGGGGCCCTGACCATGCCCCGGGAAGGCTCTACAGAAAGTGAGAGCACCCAGGAAGAcctagaagaggaggaggaggaggaggaagaggaggactgcATTCAGGTCAAGGATGAGGATGGCGAGAGTGGTCCTGATGAAGGCCCTGACTTAGAAGAGTCCAGTGCTGGTTACAAAAAG TTGTTCGCAGATGCCCAGCAGTTACAGCCCCTCCAGGTGTACCAGGCACCCCTCAGCCTGGCCACTGTGCCTCATCAGGCCCTGGGCCGCACCCAGTCCTCACCTGCTGCTCCTGGGAGCATGAAGAGCCCCACAGACCAACCCACTGTGGTGAAGCACCTCTTCACCACAG GTGTGGTCTATGACACATTCATGCTGAAGCACCAGTGTATGTGCggaaacacacatgtgcacccagaGCACGCCGGCCGCATCCAGAGCATCTGGTCCCGGCTGCAGGAAACCGGTCTGCTCAGCAAGTGTGAG CGGATCCGGGGTCGTAAAGCCACACTGGATGAAATCCAGACCGTGCACTCTGAGTACCACACCCTGCTCTATGGGACCAGCCCCCTTAACCGGCAGAAGCTGGACAGCAAGAAGCTGCTTG GCCCCATCAGCCAGAAGATGTACGCCATGCTGCCCTGTGGGGGCATTGGG GTGGACAGTGACACGGTGTGGAACGAGATGCACTCCTCTAGTGCCGTGCGAATGGCAGTGGGCTGCCTGGTGGAGCTGGCCTTCAAGGTGGCTGCAGGAGAGCTCAAG AATGGATTTGCTATCATCCGGCCCCCAGGACACCATGCTGAGGAGTCCACAGCCAT GGGATTCTGCTTCTTCAACTCCGTAGCCATCACAGCTAAACTCCTGCAGCAGAAGCTGAGCGTGGGCAAGGTCCTCATCGTGGACTGG GACATTCACCATGGCAACGGCACCCAGCAAGCTTTCTACAACGACCCGTCTGTGCTCTACATCTCCCTGCATCGCTACGACAACGGGAACTTCTTTCCAGGCTCTGGGGCTCCTGAAGAG GTTGGTGGAGGGCCAGGTGTGGGGTACAACGTAAATGTGGCGTGGACAGGAGGTGTGGATCCCCCCATTGGAGATGTGGAATACCTGACAGCCTTCAG GACAGTGGTGATGCCCATTGCCCAGGAGTTCTCACCTGACGTCGTCCTAGTCTCCGCTGGGTTTGAtgctgttgaaggacatctgtctCCACTGGGTGGCTATTCTGTCACCGCCAGAT GTTTTGGCCACTTGACCAGGCAGCTCATGACACTGGCTGGGGGCCGGGTGGTGCTGGCCCTGGAGGGAGGCCATGACTTGACCGCCATCTGTGATGCCTCCGAGGCCTGTGTCTCGGCTCTGCTCAGCGTGGAG CTGCAACCCTTGGATGAAGCAGTCTTGCAGCAGAAGCCCAGCGTCAATGCGGTTGCCACACTAGAGAAAGTCATCGAGATCCAGA GCAAACACTGGAGCTGTGTACAGAGGTTTGCCGCTGGTCTGGGCTGCTCGCTGCGGGAAGCTCAGACAGGTGAGAAAGAGGAGGCGGAGACTGTGAGCGCCATGGCCCTGCTTTCCATGGGGGCTGAGCAGGCCCAGGCTGTTGCCACTCAAGAGCACAGCCCCAG GCCAGCAGAGGAGCCCATGGAGCAGGAGCCTGCCCTGTGA
- the Hdac5 gene encoding histone deacetylase 5 isoform X7: protein MPSSMGGGGGGSPSPVELRGALAGSMDPALREQQLQQELLVLKQQQQLQKQLLFAEFQKQHDHLTRQHEVQLQKHLKQQQEMLAAKRQQELEQQRQREQQRQEELEKQRLEQQLLILRNKEKSKESAIASTEVKLRLQEFLLSKSKEPTPGGLNHSLPQHPKCWGAHHASLDQSSPPQSGPPGTPPSYKLPLLGPYDSRDDFPLRKTASEPNLKVRSRLKQKVAERRSSPLLRRKDGTVISTFKKRAVEITGTGPGVSSVCNSAPGSGPSSPNSSHSTIAENGFTGSVPNIPTEMIPQHRALPLDSSPNQFSLYTSPSLPNISLGLQATVTVTNSHLTASPKLSTQQEAERQALQSLRQGGTLTGKFMSTSSIPGCLLGVALEGDTSPHGHASLLQHVLLLEQARQQSTLIAVPLHGQSPLVTGERVATSMRTVGKLPRHRPLSRTQSSPLPQSPQALQQLVMQQQHQQFLEKQKQQQMQLGKILTKTGELSRQPTTHPEETEEELTEQQEALLGEGALTMPREGSTESESTQEDLEEEEEEEEEEDCIQVKDEDGESGPDEGPDLEESSAGYKKLFADAQQLQPLQVYQAPLSLATVPHQALGRTQSSPAAPGSMKSPTDQPTVVKHLFTTGVVYDTFMLKHQCMCGNTHVHPEHAGRIQSIWSRLQETGLLSKCERIRGRKATLDEIQTVHSEYHTLLYGTSPLNRQKLDSKKLLGPISQKMYAMLPCGGIGVDSDTVWNEMHSSSAVRMAVGCLVELAFKVAAGELKNGFAIIRPPGHHAEESTAMGFCFFNSVAITAKLLQQKLSVGKVLIVDWDIHHGNGTQQAFYNDPSVLYISLHRYDNGNFFPGSGAPEEVGGGPGVGYNVNVAWTGGVDPPIGDVEYLTAFRTVVMPIAQEFSPDVVLVSAGFDAVEGHLSPLGGYSVTARCFGHLTRQLMTLAGGRVVLALEGGHDLTAICDASEACVSALLSVELQPLDEAVLQQKPSVNAVATLEKVIEIQSKHWSCVQRFAAGLGCSLREAQTGEKEEAETVSAMALLSMGAEQAQAVATQEHSPRPAEEPMEQEPAL, encoded by the exons ATGCCCAGCTCcatggggggtggaggtggaggtagcCCCAGCCCCGTGGAGCTTCGGGGGGCTCTGGCGGGCTCCATGGACCCTGCGCTACGGGAGCAGCAACTGCAGCAGGAGCTCCTGGTCctcaagcagcagcagcagctccagaaGCAGCTCCTGTTCGCTGAGTTCCAGAAGCAGCACGACCACTTGACGCGGCAGCACGAGGTCCAGCTGCAGAAGCACCTCAAG cagcagcaggagatgcTGGCCGCTaagaggcagcaggagctggagcagCAGCGGCAGCGGGAGCAGCAGcggcaggaggagctggagaaacagcggctggagcagcagctgctcATCCTGCGCAACAAGGAGAAGAGCAAAGAGA GTGCCATCGCCAGCACCGAGGTAAAGCTGAGGCTCCAGGAATTCCTGTTGTCCAAGTCAAAGGAGCCCACGCCAGGCGGCCTCAACCATTCCCTCCCACAGCACCCCAAATGCTG gggaGCCCACCACGCTTCTTTGGACCAGAGTTCCCCTCCCCAGAGCGGCCCTCCTGGGACGCCTCCCTCCTACAAATTGCCTTTGCTTGGGCCCTATGACAGCCGTGATGACTTTCCCCTCCGTAAAACGG CCTCGGAACCCAACTTAAAAGTACGTTCAAGGCTAAAACAGAAGGTAGCTGAGAGGAGAAGCAGTCCCCTCCTGCGTCGAAAGGACGGCACTGTTATTAGCACTTTTAAGAAGAGAGCAGTTGAGATCACCGGCACAGGGCCTGGGG TGTCGTCCGTGTGTAACAGTGCGCCCGGCTCTGGCCCCAGCTCTCCCAACAGTTCCCACAGCACCATCGCTGAGAACGGCTTTACTGGCTCAGTCCCCAACATCCCCACTGAG ATGATCCCCCAGCACCGGGCCCTCCCTCTGGACAGTTCCCCAAACCAGTTCAGCCTCTATACGTCTCCTTCTCTGCCCAACATCTCCCTAGGGCTGCAGGCCACTGTCACTGTCACCAACTCGCACCTCACG GCCTCCCCGAAGCTGTCAACACAGCAGGAGGCTGAGAGGCAGGCCCTTCAGTCCCTGCGGCAGGGCGGCACACTGACCGGCAAGTTCATGAGCACATCCTCCATCCCTGGCTGCCTGTTGGGAGTGGCACTGGAGGGCGACACAAGCCCCCATGGGCACGCTTCCCTGCTGCAGCACGTTTTGCTCCTGGAGCAGGCCCGGCAACAGAGCACGCTTATAGCAG TGCCGCTCCATGGGCAGTCCCCACTGGTGACGGGTGAACGTGTGGCCACCAGCATGAGGACGGTGGGTAAGCTCCCAAGGCACCGACCTCTGAGCCGCACTCAGTCCTCCCCGCTGCCGCAGAGTCCCCAGGCCCTGCAGCAGCTGGTcatgcagcagcagcaccagcagttcctggagaagcagaagcagcagcagatgcAGCTGGGCAAG ATCCTTACCAAAACCGGGGAGCTGTCAAGGCAGCCCACCACTCacccagaggagacagaggaggagctgACTGAACAGCAGGAGGCCTTGCTGGGAGAGGGGGCCCTGACCATGCCCCGGGAAGGCTCTACAGAAAGTGAGAGCACCCAGGAAGAcctagaagaggaggaggaggaggaggaagaggaggactgcATTCAGGTCAAGGATGAGGATGGCGAGAGTGGTCCTGATGAAGGCCCTGACTTAGAAGAGTCCAGTGCTGGTTACAAAAAG TTGTTCGCAGATGCCCAGCAGTTACAGCCCCTCCAGGTGTACCAGGCACCCCTCAGCCTGGCCACTGTGCCTCATCAGGCCCTGGGCCGCACCCAGTCCTCACCTGCTGCTCCTGGGAGCATGAAGAGCCCCACAGACCAACCCACTGTGGTGAAGCACCTCTTCACCACAG GTGTGGTCTATGACACATTCATGCTGAAGCACCAGTGTATGTGCggaaacacacatgtgcacccagaGCACGCCGGCCGCATCCAGAGCATCTGGTCCCGGCTGCAGGAAACCGGTCTGCTCAGCAAGTGTGAG CGGATCCGGGGTCGTAAAGCCACACTGGATGAAATCCAGACCGTGCACTCTGAGTACCACACCCTGCTCTATGGGACCAGCCCCCTTAACCGGCAGAAGCTGGACAGCAAGAAGCTGCTTG GCCCCATCAGCCAGAAGATGTACGCCATGCTGCCCTGTGGGGGCATTGGG GTGGACAGTGACACGGTGTGGAACGAGATGCACTCCTCTAGTGCCGTGCGAATGGCAGTGGGCTGCCTGGTGGAGCTGGCCTTCAAGGTGGCTGCAGGAGAGCTCAAG AATGGATTTGCTATCATCCGGCCCCCAGGACACCATGCTGAGGAGTCCACAGCCAT GGGATTCTGCTTCTTCAACTCCGTAGCCATCACAGCTAAACTCCTGCAGCAGAAGCTGAGCGTGGGCAAGGTCCTCATCGTGGACTGG GACATTCACCATGGCAACGGCACCCAGCAAGCTTTCTACAACGACCCGTCTGTGCTCTACATCTCCCTGCATCGCTACGACAACGGGAACTTCTTTCCAGGCTCTGGGGCTCCTGAAGAG GTTGGTGGAGGGCCAGGTGTGGGGTACAACGTAAATGTGGCGTGGACAGGAGGTGTGGATCCCCCCATTGGAGATGTGGAATACCTGACAGCCTTCAG GACAGTGGTGATGCCCATTGCCCAGGAGTTCTCACCTGACGTCGTCCTAGTCTCCGCTGGGTTTGAtgctgttgaaggacatctgtctCCACTGGGTGGCTATTCTGTCACCGCCAGAT GTTTTGGCCACTTGACCAGGCAGCTCATGACACTGGCTGGGGGCCGGGTGGTGCTGGCCCTGGAGGGAGGCCATGACTTGACCGCCATCTGTGATGCCTCCGAGGCCTGTGTCTCGGCTCTGCTCAGCGTGGAG CTGCAACCCTTGGATGAAGCAGTCTTGCAGCAGAAGCCCAGCGTCAATGCGGTTGCCACACTAGAGAAAGTCATCGAGATCCAGA GCAAACACTGGAGCTGTGTACAGAGGTTTGCCGCTGGTCTGGGCTGCTCGCTGCGGGAAGCTCAGACAGGTGAGAAAGAGGAGGCGGAGACTGTGAGCGCCATGGCCCTGCTTTCCATGGGGGCTGAGCAGGCCCAGGCTGTTGCCACTCAAGAGCACAGCCCCAG GCCAGCAGAGGAGCCCATGGAGCAGGAGCCTGCCCTGTGA
- the Hdac5 gene encoding histone deacetylase 5 isoform X4 has translation MNSPNESDGMSGREPSLEILPRTPLHSIPVAVEVKPVLPGAMPSSMGGGGGGSPSPVELRGALAGSMDPALREQQLQQELLVLKQQQQLQKQLLFAEFQKQHDHLTRQHEVQLQKHLKQQQEMLAAKRQQELEQQRQREQQRQEELEKQRLEQQLLILRNKEKSKESAIASTEVKLRLQEFLLSKSKEPTPGGLNHSLPQHPKCWGAHHASLDQSSPPQSGPPGTPPSYKLPLLGPYDSRDDFPLRKTASEPNLKVRSRLKQKVAERRSSPLLRRKDGTVISTFKKRAVEITGTGPGVSSVCNSAPGSGPSSPNSSHSTIAENGFTGSVPNIPTEMIPQHRALPLDSSPNQFSLYTSPSLPNISLGLQATVTVTNSHLTASPKLSTQQEAERQALQSLRQGGTLTGKFMSTSSIPGCLLGVALEGDTSPHGHASLLQHVLLLEQARQQSTLIAVPLHGQSPLVTGERVATSMRTVGKLPRHRPLSRTQSSPLPQSPQALQQLVMQQQHQQFLEKQKQQQMQLGKILTKTGELSRQPTTHPEETEEELTEQQEALLGEGALTMPREGSTESESTQEDLEEEEEEEEEEDCIQVKDEDGESGPDEGPDLEESSAGYKKLFADAQQLQPLQVYQAPLSLATVPHQALGRTQSSPAAPGSMKSPTDQPTVVKHLFTTGVVYDTFMLKHQCMCGNTHVHPEHAGRIQSIWSRLQETGLLSKCERIRGRKATLDEIQTVHSEYHTLLYGTSPLNRQKLDSKKLLGPISQKMYAMLPCGGIGVDSDTVWNEMHSSSAVRMAVGCLVELAFKVAAGELKNGFAIIRPPGHHAEESTAMGFCFFNSVAITAKLLQQKLSVGKVLIVDWDIHHGNGTQQAFYNDPSVLYISLHRYDNGNFFPGSGAPEEVGGGPGVGYNVNVAWTGGVDPPIGDVEYLTAFRTVVMPIAQEFSPDVVLVSAGFDAVEGHLSPLGGYSVTARCFGHLTRQLMTLAGGRVVLALEGGHDLTAICDASEACVSALLSVELQPLDEAVLQQKPSVNAVATLEKVIEIQSKHWSCVQRFAAGLGCSLREAQTGEKEEAETVSAMALLSMGAEQAQAVATQEHSPRPAEEPMEQEPAL, from the exons TGGAGGTGAAGCCGGTGCTGCCAGGAGCCATGCCCAGCTCcatggggggtggaggtggaggtagcCCCAGCCCCGTGGAGCTTCGGGGGGCTCTGGCGGGCTCCATGGACCCTGCGCTACGGGAGCAGCAACTGCAGCAGGAGCTCCTGGTCctcaagcagcagcagcagctccagaaGCAGCTCCTGTTCGCTGAGTTCCAGAAGCAGCACGACCACTTGACGCGGCAGCACGAGGTCCAGCTGCAGAAGCACCTCAAG cagcagcaggagatgcTGGCCGCTaagaggcagcaggagctggagcagCAGCGGCAGCGGGAGCAGCAGcggcaggaggagctggagaaacagcggctggagcagcagctgctcATCCTGCGCAACAAGGAGAAGAGCAAAGAGA GTGCCATCGCCAGCACCGAGGTAAAGCTGAGGCTCCAGGAATTCCTGTTGTCCAAGTCAAAGGAGCCCACGCCAGGCGGCCTCAACCATTCCCTCCCACAGCACCCCAAATGCTG gggaGCCCACCACGCTTCTTTGGACCAGAGTTCCCCTCCCCAGAGCGGCCCTCCTGGGACGCCTCCCTCCTACAAATTGCCTTTGCTTGGGCCCTATGACAGCCGTGATGACTTTCCCCTCCGTAAAACGG CCTCGGAACCCAACTTAAAAGTACGTTCAAGGCTAAAACAGAAGGTAGCTGAGAGGAGAAGCAGTCCCCTCCTGCGTCGAAAGGACGGCACTGTTATTAGCACTTTTAAGAAGAGAGCAGTTGAGATCACCGGCACAGGGCCTGGGG TGTCGTCCGTGTGTAACAGTGCGCCCGGCTCTGGCCCCAGCTCTCCCAACAGTTCCCACAGCACCATCGCTGAGAACGGCTTTACTGGCTCAGTCCCCAACATCCCCACTGAG ATGATCCCCCAGCACCGGGCCCTCCCTCTGGACAGTTCCCCAAACCAGTTCAGCCTCTATACGTCTCCTTCTCTGCCCAACATCTCCCTAGGGCTGCAGGCCACTGTCACTGTCACCAACTCGCACCTCACG GCCTCCCCGAAGCTGTCAACACAGCAGGAGGCTGAGAGGCAGGCCCTTCAGTCCCTGCGGCAGGGCGGCACACTGACCGGCAAGTTCATGAGCACATCCTCCATCCCTGGCTGCCTGTTGGGAGTGGCACTGGAGGGCGACACAAGCCCCCATGGGCACGCTTCCCTGCTGCAGCACGTTTTGCTCCTGGAGCAGGCCCGGCAACAGAGCACGCTTATAGCAG TGCCGCTCCATGGGCAGTCCCCACTGGTGACGGGTGAACGTGTGGCCACCAGCATGAGGACGGTGGGTAAGCTCCCAAGGCACCGACCTCTGAGCCGCACTCAGTCCTCCCCGCTGCCGCAGAGTCCCCAGGCCCTGCAGCAGCTGGTcatgcagcagcagcaccagcagttcctggagaagcagaagcagcagcagatgcAGCTGGGCAAG ATCCTTACCAAAACCGGGGAGCTGTCAAGGCAGCCCACCACTCacccagaggagacagaggaggagctgACTGAACAGCAGGAGGCCTTGCTGGGAGAGGGGGCCCTGACCATGCCCCGGGAAGGCTCTACAGAAAGTGAGAGCACCCAGGAAGAcctagaagaggaggaggaggaggaggaagaggaggactgcATTCAGGTCAAGGATGAGGATGGCGAGAGTGGTCCTGATGAAGGCCCTGACTTAGAAGAGTCCAGTGCTGGTTACAAAAAG TTGTTCGCAGATGCCCAGCAGTTACAGCCCCTCCAGGTGTACCAGGCACCCCTCAGCCTGGCCACTGTGCCTCATCAGGCCCTGGGCCGCACCCAGTCCTCACCTGCTGCTCCTGGGAGCATGAAGAGCCCCACAGACCAACCCACTGTGGTGAAGCACCTCTTCACCACAG GTGTGGTCTATGACACATTCATGCTGAAGCACCAGTGTATGTGCggaaacacacatgtgcacccagaGCACGCCGGCCGCATCCAGAGCATCTGGTCCCGGCTGCAGGAAACCGGTCTGCTCAGCAAGTGTGAG CGGATCCGGGGTCGTAAAGCCACACTGGATGAAATCCAGACCGTGCACTCTGAGTACCACACCCTGCTCTATGGGACCAGCCCCCTTAACCGGCAGAAGCTGGACAGCAAGAAGCTGCTTG GCCCCATCAGCCAGAAGATGTACGCCATGCTGCCCTGTGGGGGCATTGGG GTGGACAGTGACACGGTGTGGAACGAGATGCACTCCTCTAGTGCCGTGCGAATGGCAGTGGGCTGCCTGGTGGAGCTGGCCTTCAAGGTGGCTGCAGGAGAGCTCAAG AATGGATTTGCTATCATCCGGCCCCCAGGACACCATGCTGAGGAGTCCACAGCCAT GGGATTCTGCTTCTTCAACTCCGTAGCCATCACAGCTAAACTCCTGCAGCAGAAGCTGAGCGTGGGCAAGGTCCTCATCGTGGACTGG GACATTCACCATGGCAACGGCACCCAGCAAGCTTTCTACAACGACCCGTCTGTGCTCTACATCTCCCTGCATCGCTACGACAACGGGAACTTCTTTCCAGGCTCTGGGGCTCCTGAAGAG GTTGGTGGAGGGCCAGGTGTGGGGTACAACGTAAATGTGGCGTGGACAGGAGGTGTGGATCCCCCCATTGGAGATGTGGAATACCTGACAGCCTTCAG GACAGTGGTGATGCCCATTGCCCAGGAGTTCTCACCTGACGTCGTCCTAGTCTCCGCTGGGTTTGAtgctgttgaaggacatctgtctCCACTGGGTGGCTATTCTGTCACCGCCAGAT GTTTTGGCCACTTGACCAGGCAGCTCATGACACTGGCTGGGGGCCGGGTGGTGCTGGCCCTGGAGGGAGGCCATGACTTGACCGCCATCTGTGATGCCTCCGAGGCCTGTGTCTCGGCTCTGCTCAGCGTGGAG CTGCAACCCTTGGATGAAGCAGTCTTGCAGCAGAAGCCCAGCGTCAATGCGGTTGCCACACTAGAGAAAGTCATCGAGATCCAGA GCAAACACTGGAGCTGTGTACAGAGGTTTGCCGCTGGTCTGGGCTGCTCGCTGCGGGAAGCTCAGACAGGTGAGAAAGAGGAGGCGGAGACTGTGAGCGCCATGGCCCTGCTTTCCATGGGGGCTGAGCAGGCCCAGGCTGTTGCCACTCAAGAGCACAGCCCCAG GCCAGCAGAGGAGCCCATGGAGCAGGAGCCTGCCCTGTGA